Below is a genomic region from Campylobacter showae CSUNSWCD.
CAATTTACAGGCGGCATTTTTAGCTCGTTAATGAGCTCAACTATCGCTTTGTGTGCGATAAACGGATACTTTGCCCCGTCGTTCATATTGTAAATTTTCTCGTACTGAGTAGTCGCCGTTTTTGCATTAATTAGCTTAACCCTGAGGGTTAGAGGCGAGTTTGCAGAGCCCTCAAGCGCGTATCTAAATATAAGCTGCGCACCTTTTTCGCTCATCACGTTCGTGTTCGAGTCGCCCTCATAGCTACTGGCGATATATTCGTCCACAACCTCAAAATCAGAGCTGACCTTCAAGTCGCCCAACATGATTTTATGAAATTTGCTTTTAAAAGCCTGATCGCCGACGGCCGTTGTCGCATCTTGAAGCACGATTTTTGGTAGGGCTAAGCCTTTGTTGACGACCGAAATAGTTGCATCAACGGCAAAAAGCCAACTGGTAAAAGCAAGAAAAAGTAAAATTTTCTTCATTTTTCCTCCATTATTCTAGTTTGTCTTCTAGTTTGGTTCCGAGCCTAACAGCTCTGCCTATCTGAGTAGGCGGCGGGAATTTCTCAGAAGTCATACTTTGCAAGAAATCCCTAACTTTGTTATTAAATTCGCTATTATACGATAACTTTTTTATATCGTAACTAAACGATCCATCAATGCCAATGACGATCTCAACCTCCGCCTCATCAGTAGAATCAGCCTTATAAGCACTCCATTTACTCTGCAAAATTCTACTAATCATACCGAAGTATTCGTTATATTCGCCTGTCATTTGCGACTTTGGAGTCTTGGCAACCTGATCTAAGGTAAGCGCATTTATAACGTCGCTAGCTTTTTTTTGCTGGCTCGTTATCTGGACTTTTTCCGGTTTTTTACGACTTTGCTCTTTTGGTTGCTCTTTTTTCTTAACAACCTTATCTTCTTTTAGTTTAGAGGTGTCGATACTGCCAAATAAATCCTTTAAATTTGGCTCTTCAACTTTTTTTTCTTCAGGTTTTGGCGGTGCAGGATCTGGTTCAGGCGGCTTGTTTGTAGTGTCCGGCTTTGGCTCTTCTTTTTTAACCTCTTCCTTTACCGGTTGAGGTTTTTCCTCTTTTACAATCTCTTTTTTAGGCTCAGGTGCTTTTACGGTGATATCAGGCTCGCGCTCAACTATCATAATATCCATAAAAGCATCTTTAGTATCGGTGTATTTTTTCGGCTCTTCTTTAAAATAAGTAAGCTTAATAAAAATACCGCTTATGATGCAAAGGTAAAGAAAAGCCGATAGTAAGAAGTAGCCGGAAGTGTTAAATTTGAGATCAAATTTATCCATTAGTCTGAAGCGCTACCTTTGTAAAGCCTGCGTTTTTTACGCTCTTTAAAACAAACATCACATCATCGTATATGAGGCTTTTGTCGGCCTTAATATAAACAGGCGAGTTTTTATCGTATTTTGCCCCGATAAGCACTATATTATCAGGAAGTTCGCGCAAATTCATGGTATTTTGATCTATTCTAACCTTTTTTGTGGCATCAACGATAACAGTCAAATCTTTTTTTTGAGCCGAGGATGTTTTAGTTTTTGAACCGTCCGGTAGCAAAATTTGCTCCTCATAAACGATAGTAGGCGTCGTAACCATAAGGATCGCCAGCAAAACAAGCATGATATCCACAAGCGGAGTTATGTTTAGCTCCGGAGTTTCGTCGAGATTTATCATTGATCTTCTTTAAGCGTTACTAGGATATCGACTTCGCGCCTGATGACGCCCATAAGCTCATAAGCTTTTCGTTTGATAAGTAG
It encodes:
- a CDS encoding TonB C-terminal domain-containing protein — its product is MDIMIVEREPDITVKAPEPKKEIVKEEKPQPVKEEVKKEEPKPDTTNKPPEPDPAPPKPEEKKVEEPNLKDLFGSIDTSKLKEDKVVKKKEQPKEQSRKKPEKVQITSQQKKASDVINALTLDQVAKTPKSQMTGEYNEYFGMISRILQSKWSAYKADSTDEAEVEIVIGIDGSFSYDIKKLSYNSEFNNKVRDFLQSMTSEKFPPPTQIGRAVRLGTKLEDKLE
- a CDS encoding biopolymer transporter ExbD is translated as MINLDETPELNITPLVDIMLVLLAILMVTTPTIVYEEQILLPDGSKTKTSSAQKKDLTVIVDATKKVRIDQNTMNLRELPDNIVLIGAKYDKNSPVYIKADKSLIYDDVMFVLKSVKNAGFTKVALQTNG